A genomic segment from Salvia splendens isolate huo1 chromosome 13, SspV2, whole genome shotgun sequence encodes:
- the LOC121760476 gene encoding uncharacterized protein LOC121760476 yields the protein MFPETVSPSRKDWSKRLDNTLWAYQTAYKTPIERKLQLQVLEELLLESYDAAMWYKEKTKLWHDKYLRVKELQVGQKALLFQSRLKLMPGKLKSKSIRPYTIVALRANGAVEFQGSDPSSPYFLVNGHRVKPFRDNSKICSVEEISLRIPGIFA from the exons ATGTTTCCAGAAACGGTGAGCCCTTCAAGAAAAGACTGGAGCAAGCGGTTAGATAATACCTTGTGGGCTTATCAGACTGCTTACAAGACTCCAATTG AAAGGAAACTCCAACTGCAAGTGTTGGAAGAGCTTCTACTGGAGTCATACGACGCCGCtatgtggtataaggagaaaACCAAGCTATGGCATGACAAGTACTTGCGGGTGAAAGAGCTGCAGGTCGGACAAAAGGCGCTCCTATTCCAGTCGAGACTCAAATTGATGCCTGGGAAGTTGAAATCGAAGTCGATAAGGCCATACACCATCGTCGCCCTTAGAGCGAATGGAGCAGTGGAGTTTCAGGGAAGTGACCCAAGCTCTCCTTATTTTCTGGTTAATGGTCACCGTGTGAAACCTTTTAGGGACAACTCAAAGATATGCTCAGTGGAAGAAATTTCACTCCGCATACCCGGTATTTTTGCCTAA